From one Oncorhynchus clarkii lewisi isolate Uvic-CL-2024 chromosome 6, UVic_Ocla_1.0, whole genome shotgun sequence genomic stretch:
- the LOC139410628 gene encoding transducin-like enhancer protein 1 isoform X2 → MFPQGRHPTPHQAPGQPFKFTIPESLDRIKEEFQFLQAQYHSLKLECEKLASEKTEMQRHYVMYYEMSYGLNIEMHKQTEIAKRLNTICAQVIPFLSQEHQQQVVQAVERAKQVTMAELNAIIGVRGLPGLPSTQQHLSHAHSSHVPLTPHPAGLHPAHLGGGASLLALSSALVVPPPHLASKEDRKHPVEAEHLREREPGTSNTLLVADSLRNSDKRRNGPEFANDTKKRKVEDKDSSHYDSDGEKSDDNLVVDVSNEDPASPHGTRLPSPRENGLDKTRLLKKDPSCSPASTASSASSSSLKSKEMGMRDKPGTPGLKSSTPTPRGDSTPGPSATPSLRPSLVKPPSMELPHPPTAGLRTPLAVPGSYPGPFGMLPHATMNGELAGAAYAGLHNMSPQMSAAAAAAVAAYGRSPMVGFDPHSHMRVPGMPPSLSGIPGGKPAYSFHVSADGQMQPVPFPPDALVGPGIPRHARQINTLSHGEVVCAVTISNPTRHVYTGGKGCVKVWDISHPGNKSPVSQLDCLNRDNYIRSCRLLPDGRTLIVGGEASTLSIWDLATPTPRIKAELTSSAPACYALAISPDSKVCFSCCSDGNIAVWDLHNQTLVRQFQGHTDGASCIDISNDGTKLWTGGLDNTVRSWDLREGRQLQQHDFTSQIFSLGYCPTGEWLAVGMESSNVEVLHVTKPDKYQLHLHESCVLSLQFASCGKWFVSTGKDNLLNAWRTPYGASIFQSKESSSVLSCDISVDDKYIVTGSGDKKATVYEVIY, encoded by the exons ATGTTCCCCCAGGGTCGACACCCG aCGCCCCACCAGGCCCCGGGCCAACCATTCAAATTCACCATTCCAGAGTCACTGGACCGCATCAAAGAGGAGTTCCAGTTCCTCCAAGCCCAGTACCACAG TTTGAAACTGGAGTGTGAGAAGCTGGCCAGTGAGAAGACAGAGATGCAGAGGCACTATGTTATG TACTATGAAATGTCTTATGGGCTGAACATTGAAATGCATAAACAG ACAGAGATTGCCAAGAGGCTCAACACCATCTGTGCACAAGTCATCCCCTTCCTCTCACaggag CACCAGCAGCAGGTGGTCCAGGCGGTAGAGAGAGCCAAGCAGGTCACCATGGCTGAACTCAACGCCATCATTGGGGTACGGGGACTTCCCGGCCTACCATCCACT CAGCAGCACCTGTCCCACGCGCACAGCTCCCATGTCCCCCTCACACCCCATCCCGCGGGGCTCCACCCGGCCCATTTGGGGGGAGGAGCCAGCCTGCTCGCCCTGTCCAGTGCCCTGGTGGTGCCGCCACCCCACCTGGCCAGCAAAGAGGACAGGAAACACCCAGTGGAGGCCGAGCACCTGAGAG agagagagccaggcacA AGTAATACCCTGCTGGTTGCTGACAGTTTGCGTAACTCAGACAAGCGGCGCAACGGACCAGAATTTGCCAACGACACCAAGAAGAGAAAAGTGGAGGACAAGGACTCCAGTCATTAT gatagtgatggagagaagaGTGATGACAACCTGGTGGTGGATGTCTCCAATGAG GACCCTGCCTCCCCACATGGTACGCGCCTACCATCCCCCAGGGAGAACGGGCTGGACAAGACACGCCTCCTGAAGAAGGACCCCTCCTGTAGCCCTGCCTCCACAGCCTCATCTGCAAGCTCCTCCTCCCTCAAGTCCAAAGAGATGGGAATG CGTGATAAGCCGGGTACGCCTGGGCTGAAGTCGAGCACACCTACTCCCAGAGGAGACTCCACCCCCGGGCCCAGCGCCACTCCCAGTCTCCGGCCAAGCCTTGTCAAGCCCCCCTCCATGGAGCTACCTCACCCACCTA CTGCTGGTCTGCGGACCCCGCTGGCGGTGCCTGGGTCGTACCCCGGGCCTTTCGGAATGCTGCCCCACGCCACCATGAACGGGGAGCTGGCGGGCGCCGCCTACGCCGGCCTCCACAACATGTCCCCTCAGATGAGTGCTGCAGCTGCTGCCGCCGTGGCCGCATACGGACGCTCCCCTATG GTGGGCTTTGACCCTCATTCTCACATGAGAGTGCCTGGAATGCCCCCCAGCTTATCAGGCATCCCTGGAGGCAaacc GGCCTACTCTTTCCACGTTAGCGCCGATGGACAGATGCAGCCGGTGCCCTTCCCTCCGGACGCCCTAGTGGGCCCGGGCATCCCACGCCATGCTCGCCAGATCAACACTCTGAGCCACGGCGAGGTGGTGTGTGCCGTCACCATCAGTAATCCCACGCGCCACGTCTACACGGGCGGCAAAGGCTGCGTCAAGGTCTGGGACATCAGTCACCCTGGCAACAAGAGTCCCGTGTCCCAACTGGACTGCCTG aacCGAGACAACTACATCCGCTCGTGCCGGCTGCTCCCCGACGGCCGGACGCTCATCGTGGGGGGCGAGGCTAGCACGCTGTCAATCTGGGACCTGGCCACGCCCACCCCACGCATCAAGGCGGAGCTGACCTCCTCTGCCCCCGCCTGCTACGCGCTGGCCATCTCCCCCGACTCCAAGgtttgcttctcctgctgcagcGACGGGAACATCGCTGTCTGGGACCTGCACAACCAGACCCTGGTTAG GCAGTTCCAGGGTCACACAGACGGAGCCAGCTGTATTGACATCTCCAATGATGGGACCAAGCTGTGGACAGGGGGGCTGGACAACACCGTCCGATCCTGGGACCTGAGGGAGGGACGCCAGCTGCAGCAGCACGACTTCACCtcacag atctTCTCCCTGGGGTACTGTCCGACGGGAGAGTGGCTGGCGGTGGGGATGGAGAGCAGTAATGTAGAGGTGCTCCATGTCACCAAGCCAGACAAGTACCAGCTGCACCTCCACGAGAGCTGTGTGCTCTCACTCCAGTTTGCCTCATGTG GTAAATGGTTTGTGAGCACAGGGAAGGATAACCTGCTGAACGCGTGGAGGACACCGTACGGAGCCAGTATattccag tCGAAGGAGTCTTCGTCGGTGCTAAGCTGTGACATCTCAGTCGATGATAAGTACATAGTTACAGGTTCTGGAGATAAGAAGGCCACTGTCTATGAAGTCATCTACTAG
- the LOC139410628 gene encoding transducin-like enhancer protein 1 isoform X1: MFPQGRHPTPHQAPGQPFKFTIPESLDRIKEEFQFLQAQYHSLKLECEKLASEKTEMQRHYVMYYEMSYGLNIEMHKQTEIAKRLNTICAQVIPFLSQEHQQQVVQAVERAKQVTMAELNAIIGVRGLPGLPSTQQHLSHAHSSHVPLTPHPAGLHPAHLGGGASLLALSSALVVPPPHLASKEDRKHPVEAEHLREREPGTSNTLLVADSLRNSDKRRNGPEFANDTKKRKVEDKDSSHYDSDGEKSDDNLVVDVSNEDPASPHGTRLPSPRENGLDKTRLLKKDPSCSPASTASSASSSSLKSKEMGMRDKPGTPGLKSSTPTPRGDSTPGPSATPSLRPSLVKPPSMELPHPPTLVYPLAAGLRTPLAVPGSYPGPFGMLPHATMNGELAGAAYAGLHNMSPQMSAAAAAAVAAYGRSPMVGFDPHSHMRVPGMPPSLSGIPGGKPAYSFHVSADGQMQPVPFPPDALVGPGIPRHARQINTLSHGEVVCAVTISNPTRHVYTGGKGCVKVWDISHPGNKSPVSQLDCLNRDNYIRSCRLLPDGRTLIVGGEASTLSIWDLATPTPRIKAELTSSAPACYALAISPDSKVCFSCCSDGNIAVWDLHNQTLVRQFQGHTDGASCIDISNDGTKLWTGGLDNTVRSWDLREGRQLQQHDFTSQIFSLGYCPTGEWLAVGMESSNVEVLHVTKPDKYQLHLHESCVLSLQFASCGKWFVSTGKDNLLNAWRTPYGASIFQSKESSSVLSCDISVDDKYIVTGSGDKKATVYEVIY, encoded by the exons ATGTTCCCCCAGGGTCGACACCCG aCGCCCCACCAGGCCCCGGGCCAACCATTCAAATTCACCATTCCAGAGTCACTGGACCGCATCAAAGAGGAGTTCCAGTTCCTCCAAGCCCAGTACCACAG TTTGAAACTGGAGTGTGAGAAGCTGGCCAGTGAGAAGACAGAGATGCAGAGGCACTATGTTATG TACTATGAAATGTCTTATGGGCTGAACATTGAAATGCATAAACAG ACAGAGATTGCCAAGAGGCTCAACACCATCTGTGCACAAGTCATCCCCTTCCTCTCACaggag CACCAGCAGCAGGTGGTCCAGGCGGTAGAGAGAGCCAAGCAGGTCACCATGGCTGAACTCAACGCCATCATTGGGGTACGGGGACTTCCCGGCCTACCATCCACT CAGCAGCACCTGTCCCACGCGCACAGCTCCCATGTCCCCCTCACACCCCATCCCGCGGGGCTCCACCCGGCCCATTTGGGGGGAGGAGCCAGCCTGCTCGCCCTGTCCAGTGCCCTGGTGGTGCCGCCACCCCACCTGGCCAGCAAAGAGGACAGGAAACACCCAGTGGAGGCCGAGCACCTGAGAG agagagagccaggcacA AGTAATACCCTGCTGGTTGCTGACAGTTTGCGTAACTCAGACAAGCGGCGCAACGGACCAGAATTTGCCAACGACACCAAGAAGAGAAAAGTGGAGGACAAGGACTCCAGTCATTAT gatagtgatggagagaagaGTGATGACAACCTGGTGGTGGATGTCTCCAATGAG GACCCTGCCTCCCCACATGGTACGCGCCTACCATCCCCCAGGGAGAACGGGCTGGACAAGACACGCCTCCTGAAGAAGGACCCCTCCTGTAGCCCTGCCTCCACAGCCTCATCTGCAAGCTCCTCCTCCCTCAAGTCCAAAGAGATGGGAATG CGTGATAAGCCGGGTACGCCTGGGCTGAAGTCGAGCACACCTACTCCCAGAGGAGACTCCACCCCCGGGCCCAGCGCCACTCCCAGTCTCCGGCCAAGCCTTGTCAAGCCCCCCTCCATGGAGCTACCTCACCCACCTA CTCTTGTGTACCCCTTAGCTGCTGGTCTGCGGACCCCGCTGGCGGTGCCTGGGTCGTACCCCGGGCCTTTCGGAATGCTGCCCCACGCCACCATGAACGGGGAGCTGGCGGGCGCCGCCTACGCCGGCCTCCACAACATGTCCCCTCAGATGAGTGCTGCAGCTGCTGCCGCCGTGGCCGCATACGGACGCTCCCCTATG GTGGGCTTTGACCCTCATTCTCACATGAGAGTGCCTGGAATGCCCCCCAGCTTATCAGGCATCCCTGGAGGCAaacc GGCCTACTCTTTCCACGTTAGCGCCGATGGACAGATGCAGCCGGTGCCCTTCCCTCCGGACGCCCTAGTGGGCCCGGGCATCCCACGCCATGCTCGCCAGATCAACACTCTGAGCCACGGCGAGGTGGTGTGTGCCGTCACCATCAGTAATCCCACGCGCCACGTCTACACGGGCGGCAAAGGCTGCGTCAAGGTCTGGGACATCAGTCACCCTGGCAACAAGAGTCCCGTGTCCCAACTGGACTGCCTG aacCGAGACAACTACATCCGCTCGTGCCGGCTGCTCCCCGACGGCCGGACGCTCATCGTGGGGGGCGAGGCTAGCACGCTGTCAATCTGGGACCTGGCCACGCCCACCCCACGCATCAAGGCGGAGCTGACCTCCTCTGCCCCCGCCTGCTACGCGCTGGCCATCTCCCCCGACTCCAAGgtttgcttctcctgctgcagcGACGGGAACATCGCTGTCTGGGACCTGCACAACCAGACCCTGGTTAG GCAGTTCCAGGGTCACACAGACGGAGCCAGCTGTATTGACATCTCCAATGATGGGACCAAGCTGTGGACAGGGGGGCTGGACAACACCGTCCGATCCTGGGACCTGAGGGAGGGACGCCAGCTGCAGCAGCACGACTTCACCtcacag atctTCTCCCTGGGGTACTGTCCGACGGGAGAGTGGCTGGCGGTGGGGATGGAGAGCAGTAATGTAGAGGTGCTCCATGTCACCAAGCCAGACAAGTACCAGCTGCACCTCCACGAGAGCTGTGTGCTCTCACTCCAGTTTGCCTCATGTG GTAAATGGTTTGTGAGCACAGGGAAGGATAACCTGCTGAACGCGTGGAGGACACCGTACGGAGCCAGTATattccag tCGAAGGAGTCTTCGTCGGTGCTAAGCTGTGACATCTCAGTCGATGATAAGTACATAGTTACAGGTTCTGGAGATAAGAAGGCCACTGTCTATGAAGTCATCTACTAG